From a single Lytechinus variegatus isolate NC3 chromosome 9, Lvar_3.0, whole genome shotgun sequence genomic region:
- the LOC121420991 gene encoding nucleobindin-2-like isoform X1, whose product MALLEWKLSLLLLLIVHVAQQAPLDPKSPDEEKAEKLGEEIINKAEGDGLADLGLEYEGYLREVIQVLEADPEMKSHMDEMDTNDLLSGKFGKQLNNVGSHIRSQLDELKKKEIQRLRVIARKAMEQQALGKGKPTDQKFLDNLIGHLDPSSMESFNPDDITKLIQKATKDLEENDRERRKEFKRYEMEKELKRRNEMKMMNEEERAEARRKYEEERKQMKQHAKLNHPGSKKQLEEVWENTDHLDRKDFNPKTFFFLHDSNSDGFLDEFELEALFIKEVEKIYQGKKNADVQEKFEELSRMREHVVKQIDGNKDKMVSLDEFMEAAAASDFDEEEEWQDLNQESQFTEEDLEKYQDELRRTLEETKAKMAEAGDNFVRVRQPPGQDTVQMNQAQAHQVQDGLAQGDNKIRFEGGSQQVRHDPPGSIPLSNQQPAQPPADQARHPPAQQPPAASDGQQQQQQNQPPPPV is encoded by the exons ATGGCTCTTTTGGAATGGAAACTCTCCCTGTTACTGCTGCTGATAGTGCATGTTGCTCAGCAGGCTCCCCTTGATCCAAAATCACCCGACGAAGAGAAAGCAGAAAAGCTCGGCGAGGAGATCATCAATAAGGCTGAAGGAGATGGACTCGCT GATCTAGGCCTCGAATATGAAGGCTATCTCCGAGAAGTCATCCAAGTTTTGGAAGCGGACCCAGAAATGAAGAGTCACATGGATGAGATGGACACCAATGATTTACTG tcTGGTAAATTTGGGAAGCAACTAAACAATGTTGGAAGTCATATCAGAAGTCAGTTGGATGAGCTGAAGAAAAAAGAGATCCAGCGTCTTCGGGTCATCGCCAGGAAGGCCATGGAACAGCAAGCAC TCGGGAAGGGGAAGCCGACGGATCAGAAGTTCTTGGACAACCTCATCGGGCATCTCGATCCATCGTCAATGGAGTCTTTCAATCCAGACGATATTACTAAACTCATACAGAAG GCGACCAAAGATCTGGAGGAGAATGACCGTGAGAGGAGGAAAGAATTCAAACGATATGAGATGGAGAAAGAACTAAAGAGGAGAAAtgagatgaagatgatgaacgAAGAAGAAAGAGCTGAGGCAAGGAGAAAGTACGAAGAGGAAaggaaacaaatgaaacaacatGCTAAACTCAACCATCCG GGAAGTAAAAAGCAATTGGAAGAGGTTTGGGAGAACACGGATCATTTAGACAGGAAAGATTTCAACCCTAAAACGTTCTTCTTTTTACACGACTCAAACAGCGACGGCTTCCTTGACGAGTTTGAACTAGAGGCTCTCTTCATAAAAGAg GTGGAAAAAATCTACCAGGGCAAGAAAAATGCGGACGTTCAGGAAAAGTTTGAGGAATTGTCCCGCATGAGGGAACATGTTGTCAAGCAG ATTGATGGCAACAAAGATAAAATGGTCAGTTTAGATGAATTTATGGAGGCTGCAGCAGCATCAGACTTTGATGAAGAGGAAGAGTGGCAG GATTTAAATCAAGAATCGCAATTTACAGAAGAGGATTTAGAGAAGTACCAGGACGAGTTGAGGAGAACATTAGAAGAAACCAAGGCCAAGATGGCAGAAGCAGGGGATAACTTTGTTAGAGTTAGGCAGCCTCCTGGGCAAGATACAGTTCAAATGAACCAG GCCCAAGCTCATCAGGTCCAAGATGGTCTAGCACAAGGAGATAATAAG ATTCGATTCGAAGGGGGCTCGCAACAAGTTCGGCACGATCCTCCAGGCAGTATACCACTCTCAAACCAGCAACCCGCCCAACCACCCGCAGATCAGGCACGCCACCCACCAGCTCAGCAGCCACCAGCAGCATCGGATGGCCAGCAACAGCAACAACAGAATCAGCCCCCACCACCAGTGTAA
- the LOC121420991 gene encoding nucleobindin-2-like isoform X2 codes for MALLEWKLSLLLLLIVHVAQQAPLDPKSPDEEKAEKLGEEIINKAEGDGLADLGLEYEGYLREVIQVLEADPEMKSHMDEMDTNDLLSGKFGKQLNNVGSHIRSQLDELKKKEIQRLRVIARKAMEQQAPEVSQTDLLQMIAHVDFRNEHTFEEEDLNNLLQKATKDLEENDRERRKEFKRYEMEKELKRRNEMKMMNEEERAEARRKYEEERKQMKQHAKLNHPGSKKQLEEVWENTDHLDRKDFNPKTFFFLHDSNSDGFLDEFELEALFIKEVEKIYQGKKNADVQEKFEELSRMREHVVKQIDGNKDKMVSLDEFMEAAAASDFDEEEEWQDLNQESQFTEEDLEKYQDELRRTLEETKAKMAEAGDNFVRVRQPPGQDTVQMNQAQAHQVQDGLAQGDNKIRFEGGSQQVRHDPPGSIPLSNQQPAQPPADQARHPPAQQPPAASDGQQQQQQNQPPPPV; via the exons ATGGCTCTTTTGGAATGGAAACTCTCCCTGTTACTGCTGCTGATAGTGCATGTTGCTCAGCAGGCTCCCCTTGATCCAAAATCACCCGACGAAGAGAAAGCAGAAAAGCTCGGCGAGGAGATCATCAATAAGGCTGAAGGAGATGGACTCGCT GATCTAGGCCTCGAATATGAAGGCTATCTCCGAGAAGTCATCCAAGTTTTGGAAGCGGACCCAGAAATGAAGAGTCACATGGATGAGATGGACACCAATGATTTACTG tcTGGTAAATTTGGGAAGCAACTAAACAATGTTGGAAGTCATATCAGAAGTCAGTTGGATGAGCTGAAGAAAAAAGAGATCCAGCGTCTTCGGGTCATCGCCAGGAAGGCCATGGAACAGCAAGCAC CTGAAGTAAGCCAAACTGATCTCCTTCAGATGATCGCCCATGTTGACTTTCGGAATGAGCACACTTTTGAGGAAGAGGACCTCAATAACCTCTTGCAAAAG GCGACCAAAGATCTGGAGGAGAATGACCGTGAGAGGAGGAAAGAATTCAAACGATATGAGATGGAGAAAGAACTAAAGAGGAGAAAtgagatgaagatgatgaacgAAGAAGAAAGAGCTGAGGCAAGGAGAAAGTACGAAGAGGAAaggaaacaaatgaaacaacatGCTAAACTCAACCATCCG GGAAGTAAAAAGCAATTGGAAGAGGTTTGGGAGAACACGGATCATTTAGACAGGAAAGATTTCAACCCTAAAACGTTCTTCTTTTTACACGACTCAAACAGCGACGGCTTCCTTGACGAGTTTGAACTAGAGGCTCTCTTCATAAAAGAg GTGGAAAAAATCTACCAGGGCAAGAAAAATGCGGACGTTCAGGAAAAGTTTGAGGAATTGTCCCGCATGAGGGAACATGTTGTCAAGCAG ATTGATGGCAACAAAGATAAAATGGTCAGTTTAGATGAATTTATGGAGGCTGCAGCAGCATCAGACTTTGATGAAGAGGAAGAGTGGCAG GATTTAAATCAAGAATCGCAATTTACAGAAGAGGATTTAGAGAAGTACCAGGACGAGTTGAGGAGAACATTAGAAGAAACCAAGGCCAAGATGGCAGAAGCAGGGGATAACTTTGTTAGAGTTAGGCAGCCTCCTGGGCAAGATACAGTTCAAATGAACCAG GCCCAAGCTCATCAGGTCCAAGATGGTCTAGCACAAGGAGATAATAAG ATTCGATTCGAAGGGGGCTCGCAACAAGTTCGGCACGATCCTCCAGGCAGTATACCACTCTCAAACCAGCAACCCGCCCAACCACCCGCAGATCAGGCACGCCACCCACCAGCTCAGCAGCCACCAGCAGCATCGGATGGCCAGCAACAGCAACAACAGAATCAGCCCCCACCACCAGTGTAA
- the LOC121420991 gene encoding nucleobindin-2-like isoform X3 gives MALLEWKLSLLLLLIVHVAQQAPLDPKSPDEEKAEKLGEEIINKAEGDGLADLGLEYEGYLREVIQVLEADPEMKSHMDEMDTNDLLSGKFGKQLNNVGSHIRSQLDELKKKEIQRLRVIARKAMEQQALGKGKPTDQKFLDNLIGHLDPSSMESFNPDDITKLIQKATKDLEENDRERRKEFKRYEMEKELKRRNEMKMMNEEERAEARRKYEEERKQMKQHAKLNHPGSKKQLEEVWENTDHLDRKDFNPKTFFFLHDSNSDGFLDEFELEALFIKEVEKIYQGKKNADVQEKFEELSRMREHVVKQIDGNKDKMVSLDEFMEAAAASDFDEEEEWQDLNQESQFTEEDLEKYQDELRRTLEETKAKMAEAGDNFVRVRQPPGQDTVQMNQAQAHQVQDGLAQGDNKKLRY, from the exons ATGGCTCTTTTGGAATGGAAACTCTCCCTGTTACTGCTGCTGATAGTGCATGTTGCTCAGCAGGCTCCCCTTGATCCAAAATCACCCGACGAAGAGAAAGCAGAAAAGCTCGGCGAGGAGATCATCAATAAGGCTGAAGGAGATGGACTCGCT GATCTAGGCCTCGAATATGAAGGCTATCTCCGAGAAGTCATCCAAGTTTTGGAAGCGGACCCAGAAATGAAGAGTCACATGGATGAGATGGACACCAATGATTTACTG tcTGGTAAATTTGGGAAGCAACTAAACAATGTTGGAAGTCATATCAGAAGTCAGTTGGATGAGCTGAAGAAAAAAGAGATCCAGCGTCTTCGGGTCATCGCCAGGAAGGCCATGGAACAGCAAGCAC TCGGGAAGGGGAAGCCGACGGATCAGAAGTTCTTGGACAACCTCATCGGGCATCTCGATCCATCGTCAATGGAGTCTTTCAATCCAGACGATATTACTAAACTCATACAGAAG GCGACCAAAGATCTGGAGGAGAATGACCGTGAGAGGAGGAAAGAATTCAAACGATATGAGATGGAGAAAGAACTAAAGAGGAGAAAtgagatgaagatgatgaacgAAGAAGAAAGAGCTGAGGCAAGGAGAAAGTACGAAGAGGAAaggaaacaaatgaaacaacatGCTAAACTCAACCATCCG GGAAGTAAAAAGCAATTGGAAGAGGTTTGGGAGAACACGGATCATTTAGACAGGAAAGATTTCAACCCTAAAACGTTCTTCTTTTTACACGACTCAAACAGCGACGGCTTCCTTGACGAGTTTGAACTAGAGGCTCTCTTCATAAAAGAg GTGGAAAAAATCTACCAGGGCAAGAAAAATGCGGACGTTCAGGAAAAGTTTGAGGAATTGTCCCGCATGAGGGAACATGTTGTCAAGCAG ATTGATGGCAACAAAGATAAAATGGTCAGTTTAGATGAATTTATGGAGGCTGCAGCAGCATCAGACTTTGATGAAGAGGAAGAGTGGCAG GATTTAAATCAAGAATCGCAATTTACAGAAGAGGATTTAGAGAAGTACCAGGACGAGTTGAGGAGAACATTAGAAGAAACCAAGGCCAAGATGGCAGAAGCAGGGGATAACTTTGTTAGAGTTAGGCAGCCTCCTGGGCAAGATACAGTTCAAATGAACCAG GCCCAAGCTCATCAGGTCCAAGATGGTCTAGCACAAGGAGATAATAAG AAGTTGAGATACTAG